A genomic segment from Acetomicrobium sp. S15 = DSM 107314 encodes:
- a CDS encoding glutaredoxin family protein has product MTVKVYSTPTCPWCDRVKKYLGELGVEFEEVDVSTDRAAAMEMVRRTHQMGVPVVEIGDRFIVGYNPEAIEEALRAESLL; this is encoded by the coding sequence ATGACAGTTAAGGTATATAGCACACCTACCTGTCCATGGTGCGACAGGGTAAAGAAGTATTTAGGCGAACTTGGTGTAGAATTTGAAGAGGTCGACGTAAGCACAGATCGCGCCGCGGCCATGGAAATGGTTAGGAGGACCCATCAAATGGGTGTGCCAGTGGTCGAAATAGGCGACCGTTTCATAGTTGGCTACAATCCGGAAGCAATAGAGGAGGCCTTGCGCGCAGAAAGTCTGCTGTAG